Part of the Phragmites australis chromosome 23, lpPhrAust1.1, whole genome shotgun sequence genome is shown below.
cataggagctctaagattagatttcggaaccggtgtactcccgcgtccttttccaaggataaccctaagtccttttaccatgtcatatacctgtctcctagtgcgatgcttaggaggtgatcgagtctcaacttttccatcaaaagctctcttattgctgcggtacgggtgatccttgcgaagaaatttatgatgacctaggtacaccattttttggctgttcttcagccacaagctctctgtctCATCCAAGCAATGAATGCATGCACGGTAGCCTTCCAAATCAtcgactgtcaaaggctactgtgcatgcgtgcattttttggatgaaacagagagcttgtggctgaagaatagtcgaaaaatggtgtacctaggtcatcgtaaatttcttcgcaagaatcACCCGTACTGCAgaaacaggagagcttttgatgggaaagttgagactcgatcacctcctaagcatcgtaTTGAGAGACAagtatatgacatggtaaagggacttagggttatccttggaaagggacgcgggagtacaccggttccgaaatctaatcttagagctcctatgttgaaaaagaaatctatcttttatgacttagcttactggccggatttggtggttctaCACGCAaccgatgtcatgcacattgagaagaacgtgtgtgctagcttgattggtacgttactagacatacctggcaaaacaaaggatacattCCAATCACGGAAGGATCTGAAATGTTTGAAGCTtagacaggatctacatcctgaagatatggaagaaagcgacaaatatcttggtcccacTAGCTACAATAtgagcaaggtggagaaaattgcaatgtgctagtgcttgcatggaatcgaagttccatcgggttactccgccaacataaagagactagtaaacatgaaatatttgaaattaactggcatgaagtcatgtgatgatgacacatatgcttccaattgcaattacaTGTATTCTGCCATCGAAGgtctgaaacccaatcataaagctatgttcgttcttcaacgcgatatcacagaaagCCATCGACccaaccaagctagataagctgtaggaaaacgtggtcgagactctatcccaacTTGAGGCGTtattccctccatcattttttgttatcatggtgcatctcattgttcacattgtgaaagagatactgATTCttagccccgtgtttctgcgtcaaatgtaccctttcgagaggttcatgagaGTTCTAAAGAAACATGTTTGTAACCAAAATTggccggaaggctgcatggttgagggctggggaaccgaggaggtcattgatttctacgtcgactacatgaatctcaaatcgattggtgtgcatgtatctcgccatgaggggaggctacaggggaaagggacgataggtgcaaactcattctgcACTAATGACCTTATTTTTATTCACGCAAGAATatttcgcagttctgcaacaatcatttatagtggacccgtatgtcgaagaacaccaaaagatgacacacaccagaaacccagggaagtttGATGTTTGGATCGTGCGAGAGCACAAAGATCATTTTGGCACTTGGTTACGCAAACAAGTGAtgcataagcagatagagtgtgctcagttgaatgtgttggctcacggactaTCTACtataatcctcacattccaaggatatgacataaatggctatacattttatacgagagttcaagataataagagctccaacccaaatagcggtgtccatatagatgcctacgactgcaatggaaatagggagacctattatggatttgtagaggagatctaggagctcgactatggagtgttaaaggttcctcttttctggtgccaatgggtcagactcccagggggtgtgaagatcgacaagtacggtatgactacagtggaccaaaatcTCGTTGGATGCAGAGAAGAACAGAGAAGAATCATTTACTTGCGAATAATGTTATGTagatcttctatgttaaggacccaGACCCGGCCAACAAGGATgagtgccacgtggttcttcaaggaaaaagaaggattgttggagtggagaatgttattgacgaggaagactacaatcaattcgacgtgctacctcctttcggacaGGACGTCGActtaggtcccatggaagacaccgacgaacctccctatgtacgtcgtgTTCTTCTTGCGCATGCTCTTGACCTTGACACCATCGAGACCGGGTTGAGGACGCTTGATGCCCTGTGTCTTCTCCTTGATGTAAAGGAGCACATCTTCAGCCCTGACAAACTTATCAATGATCTCCATGAGCTCTTTGACCATTTCAGGCTCCTTTCTAGTGATGTCTTCAACACACCGTCATCTCTTAACCCCTAGGGTGAACGCctggatgacatcatagtcgcTGATCTTATGATCTTAGGGATCGTGTTCTGGGAATCACTGTAGTGGTGCATGAACTCACGTAAGGTTTCATTCTCCATCTAGTCGCAACGGTGGAGATCATTTTTCATGCTGGGGTGTGCATACATACCCTAGAAGTTAGCTCGAAACACGTCGCAaagctgctcccatgagtagattgtcCCTAGCGATAAATTGGTCATCCATATTTTGtctgccccttcaagggctaTGGGGTGGTAATTTGCCATTACATTCTTGTCCTCACCAGCCGCTTGGATGgccgtggtatagatctggaggaactcaatagGGTTAGTGTTCCTGTTTTACCTCTCGATTGATCCGGGGCGGAACCTTGCTGGCCACTTTACATTTCATAGATCCGCAGAGAAGCCCAGGCACTCATTTATGGTGCCCTACTTGGTTCTAGAAGCCTCAAAAGTTTTTTCCACGAGAGTCCGGATCGGCCTCGACTTGTACGATGTCGGGATGTCTCTTGGTCAGATTGCCAAGAGGTGGATGATGCCCCCTTAGGGTCCTGAGGCATCACTACTGGCTATCGATGACCTTGCACAAGTTGTTGATCGGATGATTTTTGATGAGTGAAGCTCGATGATAGTTATTCACCCGGTTGCCATCCCGGGAAGCCTTGTTCCGAAATTATGCCTCTCTGAATCCAACACATCTCGTGATAGGGGATTGCATGATCTATCCAGGTTAGCGCTATTTCTGACTAGGGCCTGATGGGAATTCTCGACCTGTATGAGAACCTCTTTCGTCAGGTCGATCACCAAGTTCATCTAATCCTTGCCTGCTGGGGTTGGCAGACGCACGAGGGTCTCTTGTACAAGGAGGAGCCTCTTATCAGTCATATATTTGAAGCGTTTGGCCCTCTTTTGATAGTTCAGAGACAGTATAACTGGTGCaccattagggtttaggttcCTGGGTGGTGTGTTAAGCTCGCAATCACCTAGACCCAAAGCAGGAGGGCCCTGCATGTTTGCTGGGTCGTCGTCATGATAacctagatcatcacccccatctTCAATGGCAAAGACTTCTCAAGGGTAACCTCTCCTAGAGGAAGCGTCTAGATCTATTATGGATTTTTCATCGAATTGCTCCGGATAGGTCTCTTTACAATACATATTGTTAGATTTTGCACAGGAATATCCTGACTTGGTGAATAGGGCATTCACCATTATCTTGGCAATAGAGTGGTTCAAATTTGATTTCGTAATCCTTGCCACATTAATCCATAAATTAACTTACCTTATCACTAGAGTCGTTGCCAAAAAGCTCTTCATCGAAGTTCACGCGATCGATCACCAATTCGTCGATGGgaggggtaaagttgtcatagaactcCTCGTCTGGAAAACCAGTCCTGATGCTGGTGTAGTCGATGATATGTTCTGTTAGAATCTTTAACGTCTATTATCATGATCCCCACAGACGGCACTAGCTATTGATGATTGGTGAACTGTCGATCTTACGAACTTGTGAAAAAGATGGGGGATGTCTTTAGTAGATGAATCACAGGAATACACAGAGGGTTTTTGTACAAGTTCGAACCTCCCTTAGAATAATAACCCTATAtcctatttgtcttgtattgatcagAGCCTGTTACAAAAGAGGTGCGGCTTtcttagatggatctaaacctagtcggtgactttCTTGCTTGAATTGCTCTACTTGTAATGGCTTGTACCTTGTGCAACCTCTAATAACTTATCCTCCACAGGATCCCCaagctccatatatataggagGGGCGTCGTACGTCCTTTGAAATCTTCCTTATCATTCTTACAGATAAATTTCCTTGATTTATGAGATACCTTAGGCTCCTATGATCAGATTTCTTTCATCTAGTGATAACCTttctagagatagagatatatcTCGAGAGTTATGGGAAACCCTAAGGTATCCGGATATAGTAGTTATCTAGTAGTCATCGTCACATCGTATCTATCTCGAATTGCTGAGAGTAAtggtttattttttcctttgacCCTTATTGTTAAAACCTTTTGATGATtatttggtcatcaaaattacttcaaataaaaatgttgTCAACTAAAAAATTGTATATTTCATTGAGAGCTAAAATATTCATATACATAGTTTTTTCACCCGACTTTGTATGAATATTATGGATTTCAAATATCTCATTAGAAACCTGATAGACTCTTATTTGGAATCGATTATATTAGTCCAAATATTACAGTTAGTTCATGACTTGGACAAATTATAATGCATCATAGTTGGTTCTTGCTATAATTGACTGTAATGAACTATTATAGTCGGTCTGAGCTAATCTGCTCCTGAAAAACATCATTAATTTCTTTAGTAGTGCGAGATTCATGAGCAATGAactagtgattttttttttattcttgagAAATTAATAACGCTTAGTTCCTCTTGCTATTCGCCTTTGTTGCTCTGCATGCGCAGATGTAATTCACAATGCTATAATAAGCTGTGGCGTTGATCGAACAGATAAAAGTCATACGAGCGCGCAAACACATTTTTATATATACCAAATTGTAGGGTTTACCAAGAAAAAGGTCATCGATTTTTATTTGGAGGCACGCAAAACACCAAGGTAAACTTTCACCATCCCTAGTCCATGCACGTCCGCGACTTGCCAACAATACACACTTGACAACTGACATGCACGCATGTGTGGGTGCATACGTACGTTGACCAAGCTAGGACAAACACACATTCATCAAACACACATAATCACACCAAATAACAACGGGAGGAGCACGAAGCCTTTTTCACGCGCTCCATTTATTTATCCAAACGGACCAGCGTCGAGGTCGATGTACGTGCGATTCTGTCATCAGGAGCAATTGGTGGGCATGGTGAGGCCGCACTTGCCCGGCAGCGCCATGGCGCGGCTGGGGTCGATGTGGTAGATCCTCATCCATATGCCAGCGACGCCCCTGTACCGGCAGATGCACCCCAGGTCAGCCTTCCCCAACGCAGCGCAGCAATCCGCCGACGGGCTGTCAGTAGGGTCGTTGACGGCCGCCGCCGGCTGGCACAGCTTGAAGTCCTCGTTCGCCATGCCGCAGATGGCGTGGGCGCCATCCATTGTGGCGATGGCCACCACGGCAAGGAGCAGTGCTGCTAATGCCTGAGTCTTCGTCATTAGGTGTTATGTTTTCTTGCTAAAGCTGGTATCGTTTGTTTTGATATTTCGGCTCTATGTATGTTTTGCTTGAGCTAGTGTGAGGAGACAGTTTGGTGTGAGGTCCTATTTATACGAGCACAGTGTGGGACATGTTGCGCCATGCACTTACAGATATTTTTAAGTGTCCTGTGATACGTTTCTTTGATCTAATGTGATTCCCAGCTGTACACATGTTCTACGTCAAAATGAAACAAAAGTGATAGATACCATTTGGTCCTGGTTTATTTTAAGACTAGGTATCTAAGTTAAGGGAATTCATGACGACCGGTAAATAGTTACTTCCTCCTTGGACAGTGTTAGGTACGTCTCCAAACACAATTTGGACCCACTAACtctattgtaatatatttataaagccCAATAAAACTTTAATattcactatgtgaaaaaagagTTTCCTTCTATTTCATCCataagtcattggtgacgggtcataacagtgTCTCATCACCAATAAAGTCATTGGTAGGTGCTGcacgagaaaaataaaagaaaaatactgtcattagtgacaagtcacaacttgacctatcactgatgactagtcacaacttgacccatcactgatggcTACTTTaggatgacctatcactaataactagcctatgatgacctatcactgatgagtcatcattagtgatgggtcacaactatgacctgtcactattatTATCAGTGATAGGTCACGTTACGACCTGTCATTAATTTTGTGTCTTCTTTACCTATTTTTCACGTAGCAATTATGAAAATACCTTTCACgataaaatgatatatataattttcatatttccAATATGTGGTTATAATGATATAGATAACCCCAATTTTGAATGTTTGGGGCAGCTTTCCTTGACTAGTTCGTCCGTAGATGGAACCCCGTTGTGATGGCAAACACTCTATTTGAGCTCGATCTCTGAGAAGACAGTAGACAGTGCTGTGCCGAATTGCCGATCAATCGGTACATCGGAACGATAGGGACTACCAGAAGTAACAAACTTATCATGATCAACGAAAGCGAAAAAAAAGTAACAAAATATATTTGCCGACCTCTCCATAGTGCGTGCACAACACATGATATGCGCGCGCACTAGCTTACATGGCATGTGGCGCAGCAAGCGCACTATATAAAATTGTAGTTTTTGGATCACGCTAATGCATGATAtagatttctttctttcttggccAGGCCACCCACTTATGCATAGAAAAGATCAGTGAAAATCATGATTAGTGATATAGCTCTTTCAAAGATTGGACGCACTGAGCAATGGGAACACGCCAGGGGCTTAGTTAGTAATATTGGAATCAGGCACTCAATCGCTCCCTCACGCGCTCGATCACTGACACTCGGCGAAGAAGTCTGACGAAAATCACGCGATTGCCAGACGATGAAAAGCTGAAGACAGATGGTTCTGCGCTGCCTGAACCTCACAGCTCTTAATTCAGTTCCAGAAgttgactccatcacttatcctatgAATCATATCACAGCATAGACACTATGTGAACTATACATTGGTGCTAAGAATATTACCATCAAAGTGGCTTCCGACATATCTTATCCCAACGGTGCCCATAAATTTTTGCACGGACGTTCGATACTGGAGGGCTACGCTATgatcgaagtagatgaggcaatTGACCATCaccgtcatgttgaggtggactaccctgtAGAGGAGGGGCAAACACTATAgaagagaacgagcacacattcatcacgtGGGAGAAGGCATATATAGTGTTTtcaccagggacagctcccgagaacctctactctctaCGATACCCTAGGTCATCGTCGCctcgtagatctccctctcctcagccatcttcTAGAAGAAGTCCATCACCTCATCCATCACCTCTAAGAAGTCCACTgttcaagaagccagcaccttCAAGCAGCCAGCCATCATCTCAGAAAACATGATCAAGTTCCGCCACATCCAAGAAGATGACATCATATAAGAAATTAgtgccatctaagaagttggcgagacccaaggatgtctattcacttaatGCTGAGCAAACTAAAAAGATTGTCGAGGCTAGTATAATGGCTTTTTTCCATTCTCCAGCACCTTCACCAAAGCCTTttgtgcctgaagatagcataatttttttcataaatatagccaaagttaaacagacgggAGTAGCTTCAAGTCAGCCACTGACTAACTACGAATGCATCAGCATGAAGCAGGTCAAGAGTGcagcaaaaatggccctattaggtcatgaatgtgattttggtgattaatgacaacatagtcactcagactaacatgtttgtcaataatatatatcaataggtctcatggatacaatacatgaagaagccaccacaaccGGGACAAAATTtaactgaattggagaagtcctaagaagatttgcctcatcggatggtctggtgctctagGTGTTAAACTTACCgaagcatatttgacaaaggagaGAGACGTCTGAatacctcactggaaggtccggtgatcaaagaagatacacactggagcattttgtccagagaaggttgcaaccattgaagttgaaaatcaaagcaccagatgatctggtaatcaatgtgttgcacacactagataatgaatagtgcaaaaaggcagaacaaagttcaaggcatcggatggtccaaagAGGGCTGTATTGGCTTGGTTGGTTGAAGTcaactcactagatagtccggtgatgaagtgatgtgcaccggatgctaacatcgaagcaatttacatagtgaagaaggaaaggctcggatggctcaggatagctcaccagatagtccagtgatggagataaagtatacactggagtgtcTGGTATTCACAGAGGGTTGAGTgaggttctaacggctagtttgtgagagtgtactcatcggatgatctggtgttagtactagtgTTCTCACTGAATTATCTGGatttaacaacttttctgagccattaggTTAATGACTAGTGCGtgggtttgatgctataaataccgctccactcggccatttgaaggtgctggagtccagagaagtttatgtacacctgagaagacatccaagccaccaaaatgcttaatgt
Proteins encoded:
- the LOC133906455 gene encoding putative lipid-transfer protein DIR1, with amino-acid sequence MTKTQALAALLLAVVAIATMDGAHAICGMANEDFKLCQPAAAVNDPTDSPSADCCAALGKADLGCICRYRGVAGIWMRIYHIDPSRAMALPGKCGLTMPTNCS